From a single Larimichthys crocea isolate SSNF chromosome XIII, L_crocea_2.0, whole genome shotgun sequence genomic region:
- the LOC109139751 gene encoding snaclec coagulation factor IX/factor X-binding protein subunit B-like isoform X2: protein MASVFHFGLLLLISGQLLLTATAAPDPEGVEPKCASGWVEVEKRCLKLSQVPEAWPDADFLCMLDNAHLVSFRNPKDAALVRLMVSKVDKTITSVWIGAVIVPETGKWMWTDSTPVPKDFLALLDDQNEGSCMVMKMSGKEKSIFQKSKCLESLPYICSKDM from the exons ATGGCATCCGTTTTTCATTTTGGCCTGCTCTTGCTGATTAGTGGACAGCTGCTT CTGACAGCTACAGCTGCTCCCGACCCTGAAG GTGTTGAACCTAAATGCGCCTCCGGTTGGGTTGAGGTTGAAAAACGCTGTTTGAAGCTCTCGCAGGTTCCAGAAGCCTGGCCAGATGCAGAT TTTCTCTGCATGTTAGACAATGCACATCTGGTCTCCTTCAGAAATCCAAAAGATGCAGCGTTAGTTAGACTTATGGTCAGTAAGGTGGATAAAACCATCACTTCTGTCTGGATCGGGGCTGTCATTGTACCTGAG ACTGGAAAATGGATGTGGACTGACAGCACCCCGGTCCCTAAGGACTTTTTGGCGCTCCTGGATGACCAGAATGAGGGATCCTGCATGGTCATGAAGATGAGTGGGAAAG agaaaTCCATTTTCCAAAAGTCAAAGTGTTTGGAATCTCTACCTTACATCTGCAGTAAGGACATGTAA
- the LOC109139751 gene encoding snaclec coagulation factor IX/factor X-binding protein subunit B-like isoform X1, producing the protein MFTQMASVFHFGLLLLISGQLLLTATAAPDPEGVEPKCASGWVEVEKRCLKLSQVPEAWPDADFLCMLDNAHLVSFRNPKDAALVRLMVSKVDKTITSVWIGAVIVPETGKWMWTDSTPVPKDFLALLDDQNEGSCMVMKMSGKEKSIFQKSKCLESLPYICSKDM; encoded by the exons ATGTTTACACAGATGGCATCCGTTTTTCATTTTGGCCTGCTCTTGCTGATTAGTGGACAGCTGCTT CTGACAGCTACAGCTGCTCCCGACCCTGAAG GTGTTGAACCTAAATGCGCCTCCGGTTGGGTTGAGGTTGAAAAACGCTGTTTGAAGCTCTCGCAGGTTCCAGAAGCCTGGCCAGATGCAGAT TTTCTCTGCATGTTAGACAATGCACATCTGGTCTCCTTCAGAAATCCAAAAGATGCAGCGTTAGTTAGACTTATGGTCAGTAAGGTGGATAAAACCATCACTTCTGTCTGGATCGGGGCTGTCATTGTACCTGAG ACTGGAAAATGGATGTGGACTGACAGCACCCCGGTCCCTAAGGACTTTTTGGCGCTCCTGGATGACCAGAATGAGGGATCCTGCATGGTCATGAAGATGAGTGGGAAAG agaaaTCCATTTTCCAAAAGTCAAAGTGTTTGGAATCTCTACCTTACATCTGCAGTAAGGACATGTAA
- the LOC104924563 gene encoding killer cell lectin-like receptor subfamily B member 1B allele A, translated as MASVFHFGLLLLISGQLLLTATAAPTNSPEVTTSVTGCPSSQSDCTSGWVKFQGRSFKLLQVPLNFGFAVFSCFLRNASLLKIKTRDEIPMLAAMVHAANPNITSVWTGAIDTAGIFQASDRRWRWTDGSLVNKTYITDESDGSCIKMKTGGITMFKSEECDESLPYICSKNV; from the exons ATGGCATCCGTTTTTCATTTTGGCCTGCTCTTGCTGATTAGTGGACAGCTGCTT TTGACAGCTACAGCTGCTCCCACCAATTCACCTGAAGTCACTACAA GTGTCACTGGATGTCCATCCAGTCAAAGTGACTGCACCTCCGGTTGGGTTAAGTTTCAAGGGCGCTCTTTCAAGCTTTTGCAAGTTCCACTGAATTTTGGATTCGCAGTG TTTTCCTGCTTTTTAAGGAATGCAAGTCTGTTAAAGATCAAAACTAGAGATGAGATCCCAATGCTGGCAGCTATGGTCCATGCCGCAAATCCAAACATCACTTCTGTCTGGACTGGGGCCATTGATACAGCTGGCATCTTTCAAGCATCG GACAGAAGATGGAGGTGGACTGACGGCAGCCTAGTTAACAAGACCTATATTACTGACGAGAGTGACGGATCCTGCATAAAAATGAAGACCGGAG gaataaCAATGTTCAAAAGTGAAGAGTGTGATGAATCTCTACCTTACATCTGCAGTAAGAATGTGTAA